In Rhodanobacter humi, the genomic stretch GAGGAGCGACCGAAGAAGGCGTTGGGCGGGCTGACACCCGCCGCCTACGCGAAGCAGTTAACGTTGGCCTTCGTCAACCGGGAACTCCGCGCGCGTGGACAACCAGCTGGATCCTAGCCGCCTACACGCTACTCTATCCGGGTTGGCGCCACCACGGTAGGGAGCTTCGCAGCCTACTCCTGTAGGTGAGGGGGCAGAACAGCGATCTATCTAGGCCATCTGTGTATACTTGGCCGATACCATCCTGTGATCGTTATCCAGATGCCGAACCCGGTCAGCACAGCAGAGTTTGGGTCTTCGATAGTTGCAGTGGGGGACATCAATCCCGCCATTTTTTCGGCGGATTGGCTTTTCCACAACCAGCTGATTGGAGATGGCGACCGTGACGCTGCGATCAAGTCGCCAGCGACGGTCGTTTCACATCAAGCTACGGTTTGCGAAACAGATTGGTTTCGCCTTCAGGCGTTGCCGAATCAATTAGCTATAGCAAGTAAAAACGCATTAAGCCCTGCTCTAAGGGATCTCGCAGAGGGCATATTTCTCCTCCTTCCTCACATGCCTGTTACCGCAATAGGTTTTAATTTTCACGGGCATTATCAGGTTTCAAACGAAGCAGATTGGCATAAAGTGGGAGATACGCTGGCACCTAAGGCTATCTGGAAAGAGATCTTTCCTGAAGGAGACTACTATGTCGGTTTAGCCAATCTCCAAGTAAAAGCAACGCACGGATCGCGGGGGGATGCATTGAATTCTGCTACCGACGGGATCACCATTCAGGTTATGCCATCAGGCTTGGTCAAGCCTGGTGTGTTTTTGACACTGAATGATCATCGAGGATCCCTCACGTCCGAAATTGGCGAGAAGAACCCTGCTGAGAAAGCTGCCGCACTGGTGGCGGCGGAATGGGATCAGACTTGGGATTTTGCAACAAGGACGTTCGAGGCTTTGCTAAACAAGACCATAGCTTACGAAGGATCGTAAGATGCAGCTTGCGACTTTTGCAGAGAATAGGCCTATCGGTACTACCACGCAGCAATTTGAGGCGCGTCCGTTTGGAGTGCCTAAGGTGCGTGCGTTAGAAGCAGATGAGACATTTCCGACGAATCTTGCTTCGTCGGAGAAGATGACGACGATTACGAAGCATTGGACGATTGAGCGACCAATACTAACTGCGTCATTGCATCGCGAAGAAGGCGACTCAGCCTCCCTTATTCAAGTATGGGAGGGCACAGTTCAGGAGATTCTGCCAAATGGCGAAGTCATGCGGGTACTTCTGAGATCAAAAATGGGAGGCTCCGTCGACCATTTTGCCGACATCGATTTCGAATGGGTTAGCCCTCAAGATCGCGATCTCGTTAAGCCAGGTGCGGTTTTTTACCTAAGCCTGTATAAGGAACGTCGACCGAGTGGCTCGATTAAAAACTCGGAAGAGCTTAGATTCCGGCGACTGCCCGCGTGGACGCGCCGAGATGCAATGCTTATCAGAAGTGAGGCGCAAGCCTTACTCCAAAAGGGTGTTATCAAGCCGGAAGCGCCTTGATGGACTACGGTGTAGCACCAGCCCAGGACGAGATCGAAGTATCTGTTTTCGGGCCTGGCTTCGGCGAATCCATTGCAGTCCATATGGGTGACGGCGCGTGGCTGCTTGTTGACTCTTGCATAGAGGCTGGAACACGCAAGCCTGCCACACAGAATTATTTGCACGCGATTAACGTACCCCAGTCTGGGGTTAAAGTGATCCTCGCTTCGCACTGGCATGACGACCATGTACGCGGGATTTCAGAGTTGGCGCGAGCCTATCCAGAGGCCGAGTTCCATATGTCTGATACGTTTAATCGCGAGGAGGCATTGGCACTCCTTGCAGCACACAGCGGTCGCGTCGTCAACTCTAGTCGCGGAACACAAGAGCTGTATACGGTCATTCAAGAGCGATCAAATGTCTTCTACGTCAAGAAGCGATCCATAATCTTTGAATCTGCAGCTGGACAATCCTTTGCACGAGTGACTGCGCTTTCGCCGGTGCCTTTCGCGTTTCAGCAGTTTGTGAATGACTTGGCTCAATTCCTTCCGGCGGCCAGTGGTGGAAATCCAATCAACAACGTTGTACCCCTTAAGCCCAATCTCGAAGCAGTTGCCGTACATATCGATCTGGGGCATGACGCAATCCTGTTGGGATCAGACTTAGAGAATCACGTTAAGTTTGGATGGCAAGCTGTAGTAGCAGACTCATGGGTGGCGACACGGAAAAAGGCAACGGCATTGAAAGTTGCTCATCATGGATCTGCAACAGGTGATCACCCGAGCGTGTGGACCACATTGCTCGACAATGGCCCTGTAGCGGCTTTGACGCCCTACAACCGTGGATCAAAATTACCAACTCAACAGGACGTGATTCGGCTCAAGACTCAAGCCTCAGAGGCGTTTATCTCCTCCGATGCAAGCAGGAGGCCGCAATTACCGGCGACGCAATTAAAGCGGTTACAAGACATGGCTAAGAACATTCAGCCGGTGAACAATGGCTTTGGGTGCGTACGAATGCGTCGCAGAACTGGTGAGACCTCTTGGCGAGTCGAGTGCTTCGGCAATGCAAGACCACTTTGAAGTGGTACTCATCTCGCGGCATCTTGAACGAATGACCACCTCCCACTCTCCCCCCAGCTATGAGTCCTCAAGAAGGCGCGCAGCTGGATTGCTCGCCGCGCCACCCGCCTGAAAATACCCCACCACGCTGGACACCGCTCGGTGTTCGGTCATCGCCATGATCGCCGGCAACGCCACGCCCTGACGGCTGGCTTCGGTCACGAAGCCCGAGCGCAGGCTGTGCCCCCCGAAATCCCCCTCCAACCCGGCCAACCGCGCCCGCCGCTGCACCAGCTCGCCCACCGCCGCCGGGGAGAGAGCCGGGCCAACCCGGTCCTTCCACAGCCGCCGAAAGATCGCCCCTTCGGAGATCCCGCTTGCGGCCAGCCACGCCTCAAGTGCTTCGGCGGCCCGATCGAGCACCGGCTTGTCCGGCGTCGAGGTCGCCGTGACGCCACCTTGCTGGGTCTTGCTGTGCTCGCGACGTCCCCCCGGTTTTGAGTAGCGGGTCGGTTTAGAGTCCGGAGTTACTTTAACTGCTTCGCGTAGGCGGCTGGTGTCAGCCCGCCCAGCGCCTTCTTCGGTCGCTCCTCGTTGTATTCCCGCCGCCAGCGTTCGATCTCGGTGCGGGCGTGCAGCAGGCTGGGAAACCAGTGTTCGTTGAGGCATTCGTCGCGCAGGCGGCCGTTGAACGATTCGATGTAGGCGTTCTGGTTCGGCTTGCCCGGTTCGATCAGGCGCAGCTGCACACCGCGCTCGTGCGCCCAGGCGACCATCGCCTTGCCGCAAAACTCCTTGCCGTTGTCGGTGCGGATCGTCTTGGGCAGGCCGCGAATGAGCCCCAGGCGATCCAGCACGCGCGTCACGCCGATACCGGAGATGGCTCGTTCGACCTCGATGCCCACCGATTCATGGGTGGCGTCGTCGACGATGGTCAGGCACTTGAGGACGCGAGCGTCGGCGGTGCGATCGAACACGAAATCCATGGACCACACTTCGTTGGGCGCCGATGGACGACACAGCGGTTGCCGCTCGCTCACCGGCACCTTCTTCCGCTTGCGCCGACGCACCTGCAGCCGCTCCTCCCGATACAACCGCTCCACACGCTTGTAGTTCACCGGCTCGCTGCCCTCCTGCCGAAGCTTCAGGTGGATCATCCCCACGCCGTAGCGCTTGTGTCGCTGCGCCAGCTCCACGATCCGTCGTCGCAGCGCCACGTTGCGGTCTGGCTGCGCCTGATAGCGGTACGCGCTGGCGCTCATCCCCACGATACGCAACGCGCACCGCTCGCTCAGCCCCTTGTCGATCATCTGGCGCACCAACGCGCGTCGGGCCGGTGCGCCTACGGTTTTTTTCGCAGGACGTCCCGGATGACCTCGTTCTCGAGCATCTGCTCGGCCAGCAGCTTCTTCAGCCGCGTGTTCTCCGTTTCCAGCTCCTTCAGGCGCTTGGCGTCCGGCACGCTCATGCCGCCGAACTTGCTGCGCCACAGGTAGTAGGAGGCCTCGCTGAAGCCGTGCTTGCGGCACAGCTCCTTGATCGGCAGGCCGGCGTCCGCCTCACGCAGGAAGCCGATGATCTGTTCTTCGGTAAACCGCTTCTTCACGTCCAACCTCCTTCGGATGGGGGATTGGACTCCAAACCGCGGTGCTACTCAAAACCGGGGGGACGTCGCTCGAGGCGGTAAATGTACGCCTGCGGTCCGATCCGGCGCAGGTCGCGCAGATCCGCCGCGGCGATCTCGCTGCGCCGGCGGCCGCCGCTGGCGAAACCGAAGCAGAGTAGGGCGCGATCGCGGATCCCTTCCAGACTGTCGTCGCAGGTGGCCAGCATCGCCTCCAACTCGGCCAGGGTGATCGCGGTCTTTTTGCGGGGCCGCACGCCGCGCTTCACGGCGGCCCGGGCGGCGCGGCTGAGCACCGTGCGGATCGCCGGCTGTTCACACGGGTTGGGCACTTGCTTGAGCCGGTGCGCGGTCGACAGCACCGCGACCCGATGGCGCACCGACGCCAACGTCCACGGGCCCAGCTTGGCCTTGAGGCCGGCGGCCACCAGCACCTGATCCACGGCCACCGGCAGCTCCCAAGCGAGCTCGCCCCCGGCCGAGCGCCGCACGACATGGTCGACCACGAATTGCAGCACGGTGGCTTCCGGCACCGGTAGCGCCAGCTCAATGCCGTAGCGTGCCGCGTGCCAGCCGGCCCAGTAGCGCAGGGCACTGGCGTAGCTGCGCGTGGTATTGGCCGCG encodes the following:
- a CDS encoding IS3 family transposase (programmed frameshift), with the translated sequence MKKRFTEEQIIGFLREADAGLPIKELCRKHGFSEASYYLWRSKFGGMSVPDAKRLKELETENTRLKKLLAEQMLENEVIRDVLRKKPVGAPARRALVRQMIDKGLSERCALRIVGMSASAYRYQAQPDRNVALRRRIVELAQRHKRYGVGMIHLKLRQEGSEPVNYKRVERLYREERLQVRRRKRKKVPVSERQPLCRPSAPNEVWSMDFVFDRTADARVLKCLTIVDDATHESVGIEVERAISGIGVTRVLDRLGLIRGLPKTIRTDNGKEFCGKAMVAWAHERGVQLRLIEPGKPNQNAYIESFNGRLRDECLNEHWFPSLLHARTEIERWRREYNEERPKKALGGLTPAAYAKQLK
- a CDS encoding MBL fold metallo-hydrolase, whose translation is MDYGVAPAQDEIEVSVFGPGFGESIAVHMGDGAWLLVDSCIEAGTRKPATQNYLHAINVPQSGVKVILASHWHDDHVRGISELARAYPEAEFHMSDTFNREEALALLAAHSGRVVNSSRGTQELYTVIQERSNVFYVKKRSIIFESAAGQSFARVTALSPVPFAFQQFVNDLAQFLPAASGGNPINNVVPLKPNLEAVAVHIDLGHDAILLGSDLENHVKFGWQAVVADSWVATRKKATALKVAHHGSATGDHPSVWTTLLDNGPVAALTPYNRGSKLPTQQDVIRLKTQASEAFISSDASRRPQLPATQLKRLQDMAKNIQPVNNGFGCVRMRRRTGETSWRVECFGNARPL